TTTTGCATCTTTCttggtaattctcttatctcttggaaGACCAAAAAGCAAAATACAGTCTCCAAATCATCTGCAGAAGCTGAGTATAGAGCTTTAGCTTCCACAGTTTGTGAATTGTTATGgatttcttatatttttaaagATCTGCAGATTCCCATTCAATTGCCTATTTCATTGCGATGTGACAATAAAGCTGCTCTACATATTGTAGCCAATCCATTCTTCCATGAGAGGACTAAACATATTGGCATAGACTGTCATATTGTTAGGGAACAGTTGAAGAAATGTTTTATTGCTCCATCTTATGTCTCTTCACAATTACAGTTGGCAGATATTTTTACCAAGCCTCTAACCTCTGAGCTCCATAGTCAGTTTGTTTCCAAGTTGTCTCTTGTGTCACTTCCACATGATCCAACTTGAGGGGGGGATGTAGAAGACTGCTGAGCTGGATTAAAATAAGTGATTTGTTATATAAGTTATTCCACAGCTGTTGTAActtattttttctcttttctcttttcctttcACATGCGCAGCTTGTGTGCTAGACTTGTATATAAAGACACAGACTCTGTATTCTGTTTTCAGATGAGAATATAGCAGTTACCATttttctcaattctttctaagTAAGTTTGTTCATGTTTCATTACCATGGTTGACAGTATTTTCGTATTCATGGCCCTTCTTTTGGGGTTAGGGTGTAGAAATTTAGTTAGCTAGTAATAGCCAAGAACCTGACATGATACTCTTTTCCATATATTCCAGGCAGAAAGCAGCTAATAATAAAGGTCTAGTTTTTGGCATGCAATGAGGTGGAAAGACAACAACTTAATGAGTCAGACTAAGCTATATTTATTCACATGCACCTTGCCTATAAAAGCTGATGAACCACCTAGCCTTGATATGCAAACCGCTACATTAGCAGGTGCACCCCCAGGAGCCTTCTTGAAAGCAGGTGCTTCCGCCAGTGAAATTCCACCAATTGTTGGCACAAAATCTATCAACATTTCCCCAAAGCAAACAACTAGCGAGACGTTATCTTTAGGCTCTTCATTTGGTTTTGAGGCTTGATCTTTAGAATCACCTACGCATTTGCAATTGCCTTCACTTCAGTGCAAACTATGAAAAAATGGGTTCAATAATACTGATCAAATTGAGATAAACAAGAATGTTGTGCCTTGCAAATCATGCTTGGACGCTTGGACCAAgccagtatttttttttttttttcgtttccTTTTTCCTTATCAAGGGAGAAAAAGGTAATGGTGAAAAACAACTAAAGCAACCGTTTCTGGATCAATTGCCTAATCTCTGTGCGTACAATAATACTGACTTTTAGAGAAcaagaaataaaattttcaatatgaTTTGATCTCAATTCCATATAGCAGAACCTAACCAGTTTGAGATTAAGGCCTAAGTGTATTTCGTTCTTGTTGCAAtattataaaaatcaaaataaCTAATTAAGATGAGAACTCACCAGAAATTATAAGAACACCACACATGATTGAAAACAGAGAACCCAACCCGAAGCATATAAGGAAAAATATACAGAAATGATCTCAAGAAACAAGCTCAACAATCAGCAAACAATAACATAAAACAATCTTGCAACATAAAACAGCAAAAATCCCAGGCATGAATTGATTACTAATGATTGAAAGAACATTGAAATCCCGAAACAGAATTAATCAAACATCCAAAGAATAAAATAGCcaaaaaaagggaattaaaagaaaggaatttaaacaaaaaaaaaagaaaaaaaaaaagagcacctGGATTGCGATTGGCAGCCATTCAAAAGTTGAAACTGCGAGATTGAATAGAAAGACGAGGATTGCAACAAGAATCACAGAGAAAGAAAAGCGCGTAACGGCTCCGTGCAGTATAGTGCAGaaatatagataaaaaaaaaaaaaaaaatttgtttatGATGTTAATTCTACTATGCTGCTGAAAAATCCACAGAAACAAATATAATACAAGCCATAAGCTGTAAAACAACTGCGCTGCACGCAATGGCTTCCTGCCTATATGGAACTTGTTGATTTGAGAGgtggcacactgtagttttcatGTGGGTTCCATAACCATTAATAAGCTTCATGGAATTATGAATTTAATATCATTATCATCTAGTAGAATAAgatcatatatgtatatatatatttttatatacgcgctaacttaaaataaaatttatataaaaaaagggAAAATTCTCAAATCAGTGATTTTAACGTATCATGAATGTAGCAATTTGAGAATAATAAAGTGATTTTCAGGCAAAAAAACAAAGGCAGACGTGTCGTTGTCCATATGTTTCGTGGCACCAGGCAAATCTAAAGCTCTTAAAGTCACAGGTCACACTCGGCTTAATTTCGATCGTCCAAGAAAAGCAAGACTGTTGCCGTCGTTTTGGAGGAATTTGATATATGAGTATGACACGTATCAAAAGGTGTGGTGTTaaagtttaattaaataaaataaaatctcattatttcaaaattaaagtctaaaaatattaaaaatataaatttaaaaattttgtagAATAATATGAAGACTCGGCCTATGATTTAATTACAGCATAGCATTCTctcatttaatttaaaaaagagTTCAACATGTATTCAATTAACGTTCAATATTCATCAACATCTTCTGATctgtaataataattttatctccAACAAAAGACATTTTATGCGCAAGTTCAATAATAGAAACTTTAATaaagccatatatatatatatatatatatgtatgtatgagaCGTGTCACTTATTCCTCCCGCGGATAACGTTCCTCGGACCAAACATTTCTTTCTGATGATACCTGTTTCATGAGAAAATTAATCAATTGATCATCTGCATCAAACATTTCTTACTTCAGTGGAACCAAATATTTTTCTCCTCCTGATAATGAGAAAAATCCAGTAAAAAATTACAGACTCATGCTACTACTTAAATAATTAAAACTAAATTATAGAAAAAATTAGTAGCTTGCAATATTGATAATACAACAGATTATCTATATAATTAAGCTTTTGTTTGGAAATGGAAGATTTTCTAAAGTTTAAAAACCTTGAATTTGTATTTTAGAGAGTGAAAGGTTTTTTAAAGTCTTATTTTTAAAGATTTTTGAAAACTTTCAAAAACTTTTTTTGACCCCATGAATTCAAAGGAGCAtgaattttgatgataacaaaactcaactatAGTCAAGCTAACATTTCTTTAAGTGTTTTATTGTATCTTTCTAAGGATAAAGTAAAAAATTTATGAGTTTGGTAGACTTGTGCTTTAAGAAAAATATGACATTCTAAGATAATATAAGACAAATCAAAGATAAAGAAGACAATAAGAAAAGGCTACATTCCAAGCTATATTAAAGATCAAATTGAAAGTACATAGTTAAAGTATAGTTTAACCATTTTAGGATTATTTGTGAAAAGAATTAAATAGTAGAgccaataaaattaatttttatttcctcaaattttttatCTCgagtttttataatttatttttaagttttgaatAGCCTAAAAGTCTTTTATTGTAATTTGATGCaaagttttaatttttcaaaattaagtagaaaagtttttcctggtatgctaactggttctcTATCATTCCTGGTATGCAAACTGGTTTGCTAACTTACTCAACTCTATAAAACATCgcagaaaataataaaataaatgttattttcttgaaatttgaaattataatgTTCAAATGAGTTCCTGGACAGTTAGAAACAACTTGAGACTATAAATATATTTACTCTTGGTCATTTTGTACTTAATGAAAGTTGCTCTAGTATTTCTAACTCTTCAAAgtcattaaagctttcattcaaatggTTTCACTTGTTTTCATTACTCATCATTGACATAACTACTCAtatattatttctaaattttattgTAATAAGTGAGAGTGGGCTTTAAATACTTCGTTATTATTTATGAGATGTCTTTCAAgcaccaattagaaattgatgGTGTAAAGTGTTTGGAATAACACTTGGTAAAAGTTAGAAGCTACTTTATAAAAGCTTTGGATTAAAAACTTATAAACggtttttgtctcttgcctttaaaagagaagaataataAAGTTGAATCTTTGAGAGAGTAGATGTAGGTTAATTAGGCCGAATCATTATAAAAATTAGGTGttcaattttctcaacccttacttTTTAAATTCCTGCATTTTATTTTCTGGTTGAGTTAATTTTGCTAATATGCTTGCTGAGTACCGATAAATATTGTTTACTGCTCTATTTACTGTGCtgtgatttaaattaatttactACTTTATTTACTGAGAACTGATATATTTTGCTTGATCAGTAAACTAAATATACTTTAAGTTAAATGTGTGTCAATTGTTCATTTGAGTTTTTTCAATCACACACCTCATATCAGAGTACTTTATTGAACTAAGCCACGATTTTTCAAAAGTTTTGAATAAGAACAAAAAAATTGTATTAGTCCAattcacaccccccccccccccccccttctttGACACATTTGGAACATCAACTTAAATTTCCAATCCATTAAATCCTCCTTTGACACATTTGGAACATCAACTTAAATTTCCAATCCATTAAATTGGTTgattaagaaaactttatctttaaAACCTTCAAatacctttaaaaaaaaaaaaaaaaacttttcattcattccaaatgctagaaattataaaagtttgaaaatcatggaaaaaaaattattttataaaatcttACTTTACTTTACCTTCTTTCAAATGGAGTCTATAATATGAGTTGGAGTCCCAAATTATTAGGGTATGAATGGTGCACCATAGTTTGGTTGTAAATAGGGCCTCCTAGACATTGATTAGCTGCTTGTCCTCCTTCAAGCTGAAAATTAAAACATTAGCAAACTTGAAAAGCCATCATTATATAGTTACATATTCCATGACATCAATAGGAATTTGTATCAAGACCTTAATCTTGAGCTGTTTATTTTCCTCCTGAAGATCATGCTCCTGCCAGTGTATATACGAGAAAAAGCCACGAGCGACGAGCCAAACAAAGAAATAGTGAACTTGATTTGCATTCCTAAATTAAAGTTCCAATTCATCTCTGAATGAAAGAATAAAATAAGCAGATCTTACGGACCTTTTTGCGTAGTTCCTCCAATCGTTCTAGCTGCAACTGTGACTGCACTTATATaagtaaaaattaaatagttatctTCATTATTTATATGATTTTTACCATTTAATTATTAAGCAAAATACAAAAGTTAAGTAGAAATTAAACTGATAAATACTATATGTATATACCTTCCTTTGTCGGGCTTTTGAAAGAGTATTGTCTAGTTGTTTCTCAATCTTCTGCAACTCTTCCACATTAAGATGTCCAAGTTCTTCTCCAAGCAAATTCCTTAGgaagcacacacacacacatatgtaTATATAGTCAGCACTCAAAACAATTGGCatatctaaaataaaattaaaacgttATGTATAACCTCTGAAAACGCTCAAGGGATTCGTATTTCGCCTTCAACCTTGTGACCTCTTGGTATAAGTTCTGCTGCATGCATGTTAATAAATAGATGCACCAAAATAAGAACTCAATGCCATTTACATGCATGACTAATTAGTATCATAGGTATAATTTGCCCTCATATTCACGTTATATATATGAGATGAATTTCATATTTATATGAATAGAAATATACTGTAATATAAGTATTTAATAATCTTTGTTTTGATATGTAGCTAGAGAGAATATCAAAATTATATatctaaagaaaaatgaaataaagagCAAACCTGTGTTCCATTGTCAATGTCTTGTGAGCAGTAACAAACTTGTCGATACCGCTCCAAGGTTTTGGTCATCCTGATTAATTAATTAGGCAGCAAATTTCAGTTTAATTAAGTGCTTAATTAATTCAGATTGTGAATTGCCAAAGCACATAAACAATTGTCATCTACATGCATAACGAAACTGATTTAGTATAAGTGAATTTTTTTTGAGAGATTATTCAGTCATCTGTTAAGAAATAACTCACCTTACAAGTTTAAGCTTGCAAATGAGGATTTTCAGAATAGTTATATGATAAGCGTGAATAAGTATagttttattttgtcttatgtTAAAATATTCAACTAATAAATGGGATAACTAGAATTTAaattctgaattttttagtttgaaggACATAAATTATGTCAAGAAAACACTCAATTTAAAAACTTAAACTCATAGATAAgggtttaaaaattaattttatatctcTTTATTATTGAATATTTCAGCATAAGGCAAAATGAGTCTGTACTTATTTACGCTTTAAATTTATTGAGCTTTCGCATGCGAAGGTGTAATAGAGAAATATAGAACTATTCTCAGAGATGAGGGTTCCGAAAATAGTTCTATATATCTCTATTATCATCTACTTTTATGAGAGGTTTACCTTTTAAATTATATGAAGGACACATTTTTTGAGAACATTATTTTCATTGTGCTCCAAAAATATGTTATAATGTTCCGCATTTTTATTTAACTTTTTTAAAAAAGTTTtcttttatacaatttcattttactaaaaataaattatgtatACATAAACTCTCCAGTTTAATAAAGACTTTTAGAatcactatttttttttaaacGTGTATTATATGTTTTTTGTACTCATATACGtacttttaatttaatatttttatatattattttttattaatattttaaatgatataatattattataatatattaattattattattattatgataatatgataatttttcatttttcgtgatatatatattatatatgctcttattattttcatattaagtgaatgaaaatgaaagtatacaaatgaaaatagaaaattatataggtaaaatttataatgaaaattttatcattataatataattttataattataagtgctttataaatatataagtttAACTATTTGTTCTAAAAAAAAACAAAGTTTAACCATTTGTTAGTTTATAAGTATACCAATTAGTTTTTaccgttttataatttttataaaaaatatataattaacatgaaaattttaaatttttttagcaCTATTTTAGAATTTATAcatataatagtaaaataaatttaattttgtataatttcatataatattattttttttatttctagttatttttaatttgattttttaaatttttttggcaAAATTGATTGTGCACAtctatattaataattatcaatattattaatttttatttgatat
Above is a genomic segment from Hevea brasiliensis isolate MT/VB/25A 57/8 chromosome 17, ASM3005281v1, whole genome shotgun sequence containing:
- the LOC110653233 gene encoding agamous-like MADS-box protein MADS3 isoform X2, yielding MGRGKVVLERIENKINRQITFSKRRNGLLKKACELSVLCDAEVALIIFSSRGKLFEFGSTEMTKTLERYRQVCYCSQDIDNGTQNLYQEVTRLKAKYESLERFQRNLLGEELGHLNVEELQKIEKQLDNTLSKARQRKSQLQLERLEELRKKEHDLQEENKQLKIKLEGGQAANQCLGGPIYNQTMVHHSYPNNLGLQLIL
- the LOC110653233 gene encoding agamous-like MADS-box protein MADS3 isoform X1 — translated: MGRGKVVLERIENKINRQITFSKRRNGLLKKACELSVLCDAEVALIIFSSRGKLFEFGSTEMTKTLERYRQVCYCSQDIDNGTQQNLYQEVTRLKAKYESLERFQRNLLGEELGHLNVEELQKIEKQLDNTLSKARQRKSQLQLERLEELRKKEHDLQEENKQLKIKLEGGQAANQCLGGPIYNQTMVHHSYPNNLGLQLIL